In Lacinutrix sp. Bg11-31, the DNA window TTGAAGCTGGTAAATATGCCGATTATGTAATATTAAATCAGGATATTATGGAAATTCCTGAAGAAAAAATACCTTTAACAAAAGTGCAACAAACCTATATTAATGGTGTGGCACAATAATTGATTTTAGAAAACAAAACAAAAATTAATAAAGCGAGCATGTTCAAAGTTTCTTCGCCAAGAAGGTTTATTAACAGCGAACAGCATGTGGTCATTAAAAAAAAATAAAGAAAAACACATGAAAAATATTTTTACACTACTATTATTTTTAAGCGTATCGGTAACCAGTTTTGCGCAAGTAGATGCCTATAGTGAAGACGTTAAAAAGTGCGTTATAAGCAACGGAACAATGTCTTATTATGATGATGTAATGGAACAAATGTATCAAATGTTAAAAGTTCAGTTTACAGATAAAAAAGTGCCAGATGCAATATGGACAGAGGTAAAAAAAGGTAAATCTGTAGCAATGGACGAATTAGCACAAATGATGGTATCTGCATACAGAGGGCATTTTACGCATGAAGATGTAAAAAAGATGAATACTTTATATGCTTCTAAAGCAGGAAAGAGCATGTTTAAAAAAGATGGATTATCAGAAGGCGATAAGGTAATATTAAATGAGTTTTATAAAAGCGATACAGGACAGAAAATTTTAGGTTCTCAAGATTCTATGAACGAGTCTATGAGCAGGATTTCCGAGATGTGGAGTAGTGGTGTTTATCGTGGAGTCATTGCTTTATTATCTGAGAAAGGTTATAATTTGTAGAGTGAAATCAATAATTTATTTTTGCTCATTCCTAGTTCGCTTTCAAAAACTAGACTGTTGTAAAAGAGTTGTTCATGTTACCAAATTAATCTCTGGTAAATGGAAAGCTGTTAATGGAAATTCTAGTAAGGTTTTTATTTATTCATTTACAAAAAGTAAAGGAGATTTAGAAATAAGTTATGAACCTAAAGAAGGTGAAGATGAAAAAATTTTAATTTCAAATCATGATCTTTTAGTTGAGATATAAAAAAAAAGAAAAAGATTCAAACTGAAATACACTTACATGTTAGAAACAATAATAGCAGACATTAAGTTTCTTAGTTTAAATAACATGACTTTAATAGAGAAAGGTGTTCAAACAGATTATTATAAAATTGCTAATTTAAATAAAAAAACTACTACTTACTCTAGTATTACTTATATCAACTAGTTTTGCTTTCGCACAATACGGTTGGACAAAAGCAGAAGTAACCTTAAAAAATGGAATCATTTTAAAAGGAGGAGCTTCTTTAGTAATGATGTCTAATGGTATTAATTTGGGTAAGGAAAAACTTAAGTTTAGAAAGGAAAAAAAAGCTAAGAAATCTAAATATTTACCAAAAGAAATTGAGCAAGTTGTTTTTACTGTAACCTACAAAGAAAAAGTAGGAGAAAAAAAGTAGAGAAAACGAGAGTAGAAAAATACATTCCCGTTTTTTTAAATAAAAAGCAAAGCAAAGCAAACTAGGCTTTGTAGAGCTTATGGTCGATGGTAATTTAAGATTAGTAGGTAGAACTGTAGCTGTACAGTCTGATGGTGTTTAGAATGGAGCAACAGGAGCTCCTGGAGCTGCTCCAGTTTATATTCCTGGTTATATGGGAAGCCACAATCAAGTGATGTTTTTAAAAGCTGGTGAAAAGTCAAAAATTTTTAATCAAATAAGTTTAACCAAGTCTTTTAGAAAAAGAGCAATGGATTATTTTAAAAATTGTACAGTGTTAAAAAATAAAATTGATAAAAAAGAATTTGTAAAAGAAGATCTTCAAGATATTGTTAAGTTTTATAATTTAACATACAGCTTTGCTAAATAATCGAAATACTCTCCTTTAGCTACAATTTCACAATGCAACCCAACCGAAGCGCAAGCAGTATTTAAAGTGCTACTGTCAAGGTATAACCATTTCATTGGTGCTTCTTTTTCTCCTTTATAGCTTAAAAAATAATCTAACTCACCATGATAACCAGAGTTTAGATCTTGCCAAAAGCCACCATCTTCATCTTCGTACATGTATTTAATATCGCAAGAATCTATTAGAATTTGACCATTAGCATTCAATAAACTTTTTAAATGCGCTAAATATTTAGGTAAAGCTATTACAGTTTGAAAAATGCCAGTACCATTCATTAACAAAAGGATAGTATCGAATGTTTCTTTTTCGTCTAAAAGTGGCAATAATTCAGCATTTAAAACGCCTCGCTTTTTACAGATTTCAATAGCGCCTTTAGAGATGTCTATCGCTTTTACATTGAAACCTTCTTGTTGCAGGTGTAAACTATGACTTCCAGCGCCACAACCAACATCTAATATGCTTCCTTTGGCAAGTTTTAGTGCTTCTTTTTCAAGTTTTGGCATTTCAGCATAATTTCTAAATAAATAATCTAGAGGCAAAATATCTTCATCAGAAATATTTGTAGACGTAATAATGTCTTCCGAGGTATTTCCGTTATAAAAATCTAATAATGCTTTTCCGAATAAGTCTTTTTTCATATGATTATCATTGCGAGACTTTCGTCATGGCAATTTACTAATTAGTAGTTCTCTTTTAAAGATTATTTCGTTCATATACACTTCATAATTACGAAAATCTTATTTTCGCATAATGCAAGACATTATCAATAATCTTCCAAAGCTCGCCAAAGATAAGCATAAGGAAAATAAATCCTTTTTTACTAAGCTTAAAAAAAGGCCGCCAAAAAAATTGGATTATATCATGCAGGAATTGCATGAGGAAGAGTTTGAAAAAACCGATTGTCTAGAATGTGCTAACTGTTGCAAAACCACAGGACCTTTATTTACAGATAAGGATGTAGATCGAATTGCGAAGCATTTTAAAATGAAAACTCAAAAATTTGTAGATCAGTTTTTAAGAGTAGATGAAGACAACGATTACGTATTACAAAGTGTGCCATGTACTTTTTTAGGAGCCGATAATTATTGCTCAATCTACGAAGTAAGACCAAAAGCTTGTAGCGAGTTCCCACATACAGATAGAAAGAAGTTTCAGCAAATCTCTAATTTAACAATGCAAAATGTTGCAATTTGTCCTGCCGCTTTCAATATTGTAGAGAAAATGAAGGAACTGATTAAGTTGTAGGTTAGTTAAAGTGACAGTATTCAGTTAAATAAGAATAAGCAAAGCAGAGTAATTTCAAAACTGTTTCTCTTACTTTAAGAAAGAATAGGAATATAGAATATAAAAAACAAGAGTAATCCCTTTGTGTGTCTTCTGCAAATTTCAGTGTAAAAATTTAGTACTTAACCTTCGAGATAAAATTTAATTATCTTTAAAGAAAAATTCTAATTTGGAAAACATAATCACCTATTTCGAAAATATACCTACACTGCATAGAAGTATTCTTCTAGTTGGAGGTATTACTTTATTCTGGCTATTAGAAGGCATTTTACCATTATTTAATTTCAAGTATAAAAAATGGAAGCATGCATTGCCTAACTTATTCTTTACGCTAACAACTATAATAATTAATTTCGCATTAGCCTTTGCTTTATTAGAAACTGCAGATTGGGTAACTACAAATAACTTTGGTATTATTAATTGGCTTCCAGAAATGCCGTTTTGGTTATATGTAGTTTTAGGTGTTTTACTTTTAGATTTTGTAGGTGCTTATTTGGCGCATTTTACAGAACATAAAATTAGTGTGTTGTGGATGGTACATTTGGTACACCATAGCGATCATGAAGTAGATACAACTTCTGCAAATAGACACCATCCTTTAGAAAGTGTTATTCGTTTTATATTCACCTTAGCAGGTGTTTTTATAATAGGTGCACCAATTGGTATTGTAATGCTATATCAATCTATGTCACTAATATTTACACAGTTTACGCATGCCAATATTAAAATGCCAAAGCAGTTAGATAAACTATTAAGTTATATAATTGTGTCACCAGATATGCACAAAGTACACCATCATTATAAGCTGCCATATACAGATTCTAATTACGGAAATATATTCTCAATATGGGATCGCATTTTTGGTACTTATATGCATTTAGATCGAACCGAAATTGTTTACGGAGTAGATACGTTTCCAAATGCAGAAGAAAATGCAAGTTTAAAGCATCTTTTAAAACAACCTTTTCATAAATATAGAAAACCAACCAATCAAATTACGAAATAGAATATTTTTAAATTTTCACTCTAACGCTTTGTAAGTTGTTTATTATTTGTTTTCCGGTATAATCATTGTATAATAGTTAGTAATTAAAGCTATTTATTGGTTATATGATTGATTATCAGATAAAGTTGCAGTTAACCGAGTATATTATGCTTTTCGACTAAATTATCCTAATTTATATATCAAATACTAAGCTAAAAGTGCTATTTGCTTTACTTTTGTACTCCCTGAAACTAATTGATTTTTAGCAAAATTCAATAAATTAGAAAAAAAAATCAGTCATGAAAAACCTAAAAGTGCTAACCCTACTTTCATTTGCTTTACTTTCAAGCTTGTTTACCTATGGGCAACAACAAGCACTTACAAATATTCAAAAAAATATCAATAAAGATGCAGCAGGTTTAGAGCAGTTGCTAAACTTTACATTAGATACATTAACACTTAAAAGTGATAAAAATATTTTGCGTGTTACTTTTTTAAGTCACGACGAAAAAGATTCTATAATTATAGATGTTGATGCGCCAGAAATTAAAATTCCTTTATATCACTTAAAAAAAGGAAGGTATACTATTGCTGTGTATAGAGAGGATAAAATTATTGCTCTAGGTGTAAAACGTGTAGAAGATATACCAAGACCTAAAAATGCTATTGATGATTTAGAAGAAAGTATTTTAAGATCTAGTTTAAGTGAAGAAGAGCAAATAGCTAGAAACATTAAGCCACTTAAGAAAAAACCACAAGTAACTAAAGAAG includes these proteins:
- a CDS encoding sterol desaturase family protein codes for the protein MENIITYFENIPTLHRSILLVGGITLFWLLEGILPLFNFKYKKWKHALPNLFFTLTTIIINFALAFALLETADWVTTNNFGIINWLPEMPFWLYVVLGVLLLDFVGAYLAHFTEHKISVLWMVHLVHHSDHEVDTTSANRHHPLESVIRFIFTLAGVFIIGAPIGIVMLYQSMSLIFTQFTHANIKMPKQLDKLLSYIIVSPDMHKVHHHYKLPYTDSNYGNIFSIWDRIFGTYMHLDRTEIVYGVDTFPNAEENASLKHLLKQPFHKYRKPTNQITK
- a CDS encoding YkgJ family cysteine cluster protein gives rise to the protein MQDIINNLPKLAKDKHKENKSFFTKLKKRPPKKLDYIMQELHEEEFEKTDCLECANCCKTTGPLFTDKDVDRIAKHFKMKTQKFVDQFLRVDEDNDYVLQSVPCTFLGADNYCSIYEVRPKACSEFPHTDRKKFQQISNLTMQNVAICPAAFNIVEKMKELIKL
- a CDS encoding DUF2059 domain-containing protein, yielding MKNIFTLLLFLSVSVTSFAQVDAYSEDVKKCVISNGTMSYYDDVMEQMYQMLKVQFTDKKVPDAIWTEVKKGKSVAMDELAQMMVSAYRGHFTHEDVKKMNTLYASKAGKSMFKKDGLSEGDKVILNEFYKSDTGQKILGSQDSMNESMSRISEMWSSGVYRGVIALLSEKGYNL
- a CDS encoding bifunctional 2-polyprenyl-6-hydroxyphenol methylase/3-demethylubiquinol 3-O-methyltransferase UbiG; its protein translation is MKKDLFGKALLDFYNGNTSEDIITSTNISDEDILPLDYLFRNYAEMPKLEKEALKLAKGSILDVGCGAGSHSLHLQQEGFNVKAIDISKGAIEICKKRGVLNAELLPLLDEKETFDTILLLMNGTGIFQTVIALPKYLAHLKSLLNANGQILIDSCDIKYMYEDEDGGFWQDLNSGYHGELDYFLSYKGEKEAPMKWLYLDSSTLNTACASVGLHCEIVAKGEYFDYLAKLYVKL